Below is a window of uncultured Cohaesibacter sp. DNA.
GCTCACCATTGACGAAAATTCTCAAGGCCTGAAAAACACGGGTCGCCGGATGAATTTTCTGCTGCGGCTTGCGACCAACCACCCGTTCAATGACATTGGCCAGATCAAGCGTGCGGGAGAATGGCACAGACCCGCGCCGCGCCACAATCGAACCGGCAATCCGGCGCGCCTGCTTCTCTTCACCAAGCTCGCGGAATATCTGCACCAGCTCGGCTTCGGAATAGCTGTTGACCACATCTGCTGCCGTAGGTCCGCTCTGGGACATACGCATATCCAGCGGTCCGTCATTCATGAAGGAAAAGCCACGCTCAGCCTCATCGAGCTGCATCGATGACACACCGATATCAAGCACGATCGCATCGAGCGGCGCATGACCGGCATCTGCCGCAATATCAGACAATTCGCCAAAGCAGCCAGCGACGAATTCCAGCCTGTCGCCATAATGCCCCTGCAACACAGCCGCACGCCCAGCCGCCTCGGGATCCCGATCCACACCGAGGATATTGGCCCCGCGCTTGAGAATCGCCTCGGAATAGCCACCAAAACCGAAAGTGCCATCAAGGATCCATTGCCCAGCCTGCGGCTCAAGCGCATCAATCACGGGCCTGAGCAACACAGGCACATGGCGAGCCGTCGCTGTCTCCATTTCCAGAGGCATGGAAGAGATCATCGCACATTCCCTTCCCCGGCCTGACGCAACGCCTGACGACGCGCACTGAGAGACTTGCGAAGCGCAAGCGCTTCCTTGGCCGCTTCCGCTTTGAAAATCTCGTATTTTTCAGGCTGCCAG
It encodes the following:
- the rsmH gene encoding 16S rRNA (cytosine(1402)-N(4))-methyltransferase RsmH — translated: MISSMPLEMETATARHVPVLLRPVIDALEPQAGQWILDGTFGFGGYSEAILKRGANILGVDRDPEAAGRAAVLQGHYGDRLEFVAGCFGELSDIAADAGHAPLDAIVLDIGVSSMQLDEAERGFSFMNDGPLDMRMSQSGPTAADVVNSYSEAELVQIFRELGEEKQARRIAGSIVARRGSVPFSRTLDLANVIERVVGRKPQQKIHPATRVFQALRIFVNGELDELVDGLVAAEKSLKPGGKLVVVTFHSLEDRIVKRFFQERSKTHSGGSRHMPEQDLAEPSFTMLVKGSVGPDEEELEQNPRARSAKMRAGVRTAAAPHELDARGLGLPRMLAESRSGGLS